In Jejubacter calystegiae, the following are encoded in one genomic region:
- the purC gene encoding phosphoribosylaminoimidazolesuccinocarboxamide synthase, whose product MQKQAELYRGKAKTVYSTENPDLLVLEFRNDTSAGDGARIEQFDRKGMVNNKFNHFIMSKLAEAGIPTQMERLLSDTESLVKKLDMVPVECVIRNRAAGSLVKRLGVEEGIALNPPLFDLFLKNDAMHDPMVNESYCETFGWVSKENLARMQELTYKANDVLSKLFDDAGLILVDFKLEFGLYKGEVTLGDEFSPDGARLWDKNTLDKMDKDRFRQSLGGVIEAYEEVAKRLGVNLD is encoded by the coding sequence ATGCAAAAGCAAGCTGAGTTGTATCGCGGCAAGGCGAAGACCGTCTACAGTACGGAAAATCCCGATCTGTTGGTGCTCGAATTTCGCAATGATACGTCAGCAGGCGACGGTGCGCGCATCGAACAGTTTGATCGCAAAGGGATGGTGAACAATAAGTTTAACCACTTCATTATGAGCAAGCTGGCAGAGGCGGGGATCCCGACGCAGATGGAAAGACTGCTTTCTGACACCGAATCTCTGGTGAAGAAGCTCGATATGGTGCCGGTAGAGTGCGTTATCCGCAACCGCGCGGCGGGTTCGCTGGTTAAGCGTCTCGGCGTGGAAGAGGGCATTGCGCTGAATCCGCCGCTGTTCGATCTTTTCCTGAAGAACGATGCCATGCACGATCCTATGGTCAACGAGTCTTATTGCGAGACCTTCGGCTGGGTAAGCAAAGAGAACCTGGCGCGGATGCAGGAGCTGACCTACAAGGCGAACGACGTGTTGAGCAAGCTGTTCGACGACGCCGGTCTGATCCTGGTGGACTTCAAGCTGGAGTTTGGCCTGTACAAAGGTGAAGTGACCCTGGGTGATGAGTTTTCGCCGGATGGCGCGCGCCTGTGGGATAAGAACACGCTCGACAAGATGGATAAAGATCGCTTCCGTCAGAGCCTGGGCGGCGTTATCGAAGCGTACGAAGAGGTTGCCAAACGTCTCGGCGTTAATTTGGACTAA